One genomic window of Streptomonospora nanhaiensis includes the following:
- a CDS encoding LCP family protein, producing MSDRRGHDRRGGGRADRGAEFHRVRSAPLPPEPGRRRAFTPPSPRVRRKRTLLLLAGTMSVLVLLASGTAWSLSGWVSGQMNRFDVFGDLADGDRPEAGATGALNFLVIGSDTRDGMDRGRRADLGVGQADGRRSDTMMLVHLNHDRDHITVVGIPRDSWVDIPGHGKDKINAAYSYGGPALAVQTVESATHVRIDHYVEVDFSGFVDVVDALGGIEVCLTEPINDPKAHLDMPAGTHRVDGTEALAFARTRQTAGGDIDRIDRQQQVVAAMLQTALSTDTLTDPQRFGAFLDTALGAVTVDEGLDTAALNELAGQLRDITLDDVTFAQVPLESTDFWTPRGDVAVTWDAAAAADMFARISADKPLEGGTGGAGASAAGGGTAPRPEDVELEVFNGTGIPGLGAQASTAFTDAGFQVADPARNWSSTDVPETVLRHGPGHRGEAAMVAETLPGASLEEAAGLGDRIQVVVGFNYQEVRPPEDAASPSPSPEAPEGGDGPATAAETVCSG from the coding sequence GTGAGCGACCGCCGGGGCCATGACCGGCGCGGCGGCGGCCGGGCCGACCGCGGCGCGGAGTTCCACCGCGTGCGCTCCGCGCCCCTCCCGCCCGAGCCCGGCCGGCGCCGCGCGTTCACCCCGCCCAGCCCCCGGGTGCGCCGCAAGCGCACCCTGCTGCTGCTGGCGGGCACGATGTCGGTGCTGGTGCTGCTGGCCTCGGGCACCGCGTGGTCGCTGTCGGGGTGGGTGTCGGGCCAGATGAACCGGTTCGACGTGTTCGGCGACCTCGCCGACGGCGACCGCCCCGAGGCCGGCGCCACGGGCGCGCTGAACTTCCTGGTGATCGGGTCGGACACCCGCGACGGCATGGACCGGGGCCGGCGCGCCGACCTCGGCGTGGGCCAGGCCGACGGCCGCCGCTCCGACACCATGATGCTGGTCCACCTCAACCACGACCGCGACCACATCACCGTGGTCGGCATCCCCCGCGACTCCTGGGTGGACATCCCCGGCCACGGCAAGGACAAGATCAACGCCGCCTACTCCTACGGCGGCCCGGCGCTGGCGGTGCAGACCGTGGAGTCGGCCACCCACGTGCGCATCGACCACTACGTCGAGGTCGACTTCTCGGGGTTCGTGGACGTGGTCGACGCGCTCGGCGGCATCGAGGTGTGCCTGACCGAGCCGATCAACGACCCCAAGGCCCACCTGGACATGCCGGCGGGCACGCACCGCGTGGACGGCACCGAGGCGCTGGCCTTCGCCCGCACCCGCCAGACCGCCGGCGGCGACATCGACCGCATCGACCGCCAGCAGCAGGTCGTGGCGGCCATGCTGCAGACCGCGCTGAGCACCGACACCCTCACCGACCCCCAGCGCTTCGGCGCCTTCCTCGACACCGCGCTGGGCGCGGTCACCGTCGACGAGGGCCTGGACACCGCCGCGCTCAACGAGCTGGCCGGCCAGCTGCGCGACATCACCCTGGACGACGTCACGTTCGCGCAGGTGCCGCTGGAGAGCACCGACTTCTGGACCCCGCGCGGCGACGTCGCCGTCACCTGGGACGCCGCCGCCGCGGCCGACATGTTCGCCAGGATCTCGGCCGACAAGCCGCTGGAGGGCGGTACCGGAGGCGCCGGCGCCTCGGCGGCGGGCGGGGGCACCGCGCCGCGCCCCGAGGACGTGGAGCTGGAGGTCTTCAACGGCACCGGGATCCCCGGCCTGGGCGCCCAGGCCAGCACCGCGTTCACCGACGCCGGGTTCCAGGTGGCCGACCCCGCGCGCAACTGGTCCAGCACCGACGTGCCCGAGACCGTGCTGCGCCACGGCCCCGGCCACCGGGGCGAGGCCGCCATGGTCGCCGAGACCCTGCCCGGCGCGTCGCTGGAGGAGGCGGCCGGCCTGGGCGACCGCATCCAGGTCGTCGTGGGGTTCAACTACCAGGAGGTCCGCCCGCCCGAGGACGCGGCCTCCCCCTCGCCCTCGCCCGAGGCGCCCGAGGGCGGCGACGGCCCCGCCACCGCCGCCGAGACCGTCTGCTCGGGCTGA
- a CDS encoding DUF5941 domain-containing protein → MGASPRPPARSGPDLRFLRDDGHLSTALGRLAAGGLPPLLPAVAGALVVGVLLVAGLNRLSGITLFAPVAALLLSGVASGHPHDGRFDRLVPPILRATEYLYLLALGYGSGVPGPLVFALVAVVALHHADAVHRTRCGVRPPAWLMRAMLGWDGRMLVTAVGGALGWLPFTYGVLAGYLTVLLVWEATTGWLATPIAEAEAEPSEAPRNDSGGVDASTG, encoded by the coding sequence ATGGGCGCGTCCCCTCGTCCGCCGGCCCGCTCAGGCCCCGATCTGCGGTTTCTGCGCGACGACGGCCACCTGAGCACCGCCCTGGGCCGGCTCGCCGCCGGCGGGCTGCCCCCGCTGCTTCCGGCCGTCGCCGGAGCGCTGGTGGTGGGGGTGCTGCTGGTGGCGGGGCTCAACCGGCTGTCAGGCATTACCCTGTTCGCACCGGTGGCCGCGCTGCTGCTCTCCGGAGTGGCCTCGGGGCATCCGCACGACGGGCGCTTCGACCGGCTGGTGCCGCCGATCCTCCGCGCGACCGAGTATCTTTATCTGCTCGCGCTCGGCTACGGATCCGGTGTCCCCGGCCCCCTGGTGTTCGCGCTGGTGGCCGTGGTCGCGCTGCACCACGCCGACGCCGTGCACCGCACGCGCTGCGGTGTGCGCCCCCCGGCGTGGCTCATGCGGGCCATGCTCGGCTGGGACGGCCGGATGTTGGTCACGGCCGTCGGCGGCGCACTAGGTTGGCTGCCGTTCACCTACGGTGTACTTGCGGGTTACCTCACGGTCCTGCTCGTCTGGGAGGCCACGACGGGCTGGCTGGCGACCCCCATCGCGGAGGCGGAGGCAGAGCCCTCGGAGGCCCCGCGCAACGACTCGGGAGGCGTGGACGCCTCCACTGGCTAA
- a CDS encoding DUF397 domain-containing protein, translating to MATEHRDAWHKNSYSSAGENCVEVREHAAGADVRDTQNRDTGHLSMPATEWAAFLLAVKAAAL from the coding sequence ATGGCAACTGAGCACCGTGATGCCTGGCACAAAAACTCATACAGTTCGGCCGGAGAGAACTGCGTGGAGGTCCGGGAACACGCCGCCGGAGCCGATGTCCGCGACACGCAGAACCGCGACACCGGACACCTGAGCATGCCCGCCACCGAGTGGGCGGCCTTCCTCTTAGCGGTCAAGGCCGCCGCGCTGTAA
- a CDS encoding ABC transporter permease has product MPSRALAVWQNRQVVSLLVARDLKVKYQKSILGYAWSMLEPLAMAGVYFFVFGLIFNTNRGVPGGDDAPGGYLLFLISGLLPWLWFSQSLSQAPNALISHAKLITTMKVPREIFPIEVVAAKFVDYLFTWPVLLLFVFALGGRTSAEGLLVWLPLAIVVQIVFSLGMTLLLASVNVLVRDIERVVRILNRVLFYASAIIIPSSLVLDSDFPDWFVTLYQLNPLLGIFKMHHAVWYPADAPNALILSTSIGGALILLVAGYLTFRRLETSVLKEL; this is encoded by the coding sequence GTGCCGTCAAGGGCGCTGGCCGTCTGGCAGAACCGGCAGGTCGTGAGCCTCCTGGTCGCGCGCGACCTCAAGGTCAAGTACCAGAAGTCCATCCTGGGCTACGCGTGGTCCATGCTGGAGCCGCTGGCCATGGCCGGGGTGTACTTCTTCGTCTTCGGCCTCATCTTCAACACCAACCGGGGGGTGCCCGGCGGCGACGACGCTCCGGGCGGCTACCTGCTGTTCCTCATCTCGGGGCTGCTGCCCTGGCTGTGGTTCTCGCAGTCGCTGAGCCAGGCCCCCAACGCGCTGATCTCCCACGCCAAGCTCATCACCACCATGAAGGTGCCCCGGGAGATCTTCCCGATCGAGGTGGTGGCCGCGAAGTTCGTGGACTACCTGTTCACCTGGCCGGTGCTGCTGCTGTTCGTGTTCGCCCTGGGCGGGCGCACCAGCGCCGAGGGGCTGCTGGTGTGGCTGCCGCTGGCGATCGTGGTGCAGATCGTGTTCTCACTGGGCATGACGCTGCTGCTGGCCTCGGTCAACGTGCTGGTCCGCGACATCGAGCGGGTCGTGCGTATCCTGAACCGGGTGCTGTTCTACGCGTCGGCCATCATCATCCCGTCGTCGCTGGTCCTGGACTCCGACTTCCCCGACTGGTTCGTCACGCTCTACCAGCTCAATCCGCTGCTGGGTATCTTCAAGATGCACCACGCGGTGTGGTACCCGGCCGACGCGCCCAACGCCCTGATCCTGAGCACGAGCATCGGGGGAGCGCTCATCCTGCTCGTCGCCGGATACCTGACCTTCCGGCGCCTGGAGACTTCCGTCCTGAAGGAGCTGTAA
- a CDS encoding DUF397 domain-containing protein, with protein MTSWRKSSYSTSTGGECVEISETPEAVLVRDTQNRAAGHLVVPREAWAAFLTAVKSADL; from the coding sequence GTGACCAGTTGGCGGAAGAGTAGTTACAGCACATCAACGGGGGGCGAGTGCGTAGAGATCAGCGAAACACCCGAAGCGGTGCTCGTGCGCGATACGCAAAACCGCGCGGCGGGGCACCTGGTGGTACCGCGTGAGGCCTGGGCGGCCTTCCTCACAGCCGTCAAGTCCGCCGACCTGTAG
- a CDS encoding IspD/TarI family cytidylyltransferase: MPVEESAPGGAAGADRPHVTAAVLAGGVGARMGGGLPKQLLPLAGRAVLEHAVAAFCAAPEVDDVIVLMVGEHLAEAERIVAGADLAKVSAVLPGGATRTATSAAALAAVSHRRDSDLLLLHDAARPLVTRAVISGCVAALATAGAVGVAVPSGDTVVEVAAGPGGTEMLRAVPPRASLRRMQTPQGFRLGVLRRAYESALADPALVATDDCGVVLRYLPGEPVRVVEGDEANIKITHPGDVEVAEVLLRLRAEAAAEALR; encoded by the coding sequence ATGCCGGTTGAGGAGTCCGCGCCGGGCGGTGCGGCCGGGGCGGACCGCCCGCACGTGACCGCCGCGGTGCTGGCGGGCGGCGTGGGCGCCCGCATGGGGGGCGGCCTGCCCAAGCAGCTGCTGCCGCTGGCCGGGCGCGCCGTGCTGGAGCACGCGGTGGCGGCGTTCTGCGCGGCGCCCGAGGTCGACGACGTGATCGTGCTGATGGTGGGCGAGCACCTGGCCGAGGCGGAGCGGATCGTGGCCGGCGCCGACCTCGCCAAGGTGTCGGCGGTGCTGCCGGGCGGCGCCACCCGCACCGCCACCTCCGCTGCCGCGCTGGCCGCGGTGTCCCACCGCCGCGACTCCGACCTTCTGCTGCTGCACGACGCCGCGCGGCCGCTGGTCACCCGGGCGGTCATCAGCGGCTGCGTGGCCGCGCTGGCCACGGCGGGCGCGGTGGGCGTGGCGGTGCCCTCGGGCGACACCGTGGTCGAGGTCGCGGCCGGGCCCGGCGGCACCGAGATGCTGCGCGCCGTGCCGCCCCGGGCGTCGCTGCGCCGGATGCAGACCCCGCAGGGCTTCCGCCTGGGGGTGCTGCGCCGGGCCTACGAGAGCGCGCTGGCCGACCCCGCCCTGGTGGCCACCGACGACTGCGGCGTGGTGCTGCGCTACCTGCCGGGCGAGCCGGTCCGGGTGGTCGAGGGCGACGAGGCCAACATCAAGATCACCCACCCCGGCGACGTCGAGGTCGCCGAGGTGCTGCTGCGGCTGCGCGCCGAGGCCGCCGCGGAGGCGCTGCGGTGA
- a CDS encoding UDP-glucose dehydrogenase family protein produces MVAESRSRISVIGTGYLGATHAACMAELGFEVLGLDVDPTKIESLSAGRVPFYEPGLEEVLTRNLANGRLRFTSDYTEVAEFADVHFLCVGTPQRADSNAADLSYVEAAVDSLAPLLDHPSIIIGKSTVPVGTAERLAKRIAELAPAGADVELGWSPEFLREGFGVEDTLHPNRIVIGTDSPRVEAAMRRLCAPQLDEGIPFLVTDLATAELVKVSANAFLATKISFINAMAEVSEAAGADVIKLAEALSYDDRIGGKFLGPGLGFGGGCLPKDIRAFMARADELGVEPALSFLREVDAINQRRRARTVDIARGLIGGSFAGRTVGVLGAAFKPNSDDIRDSPALDVASTIASLGAVVTVYDPEALERAQREHPDLRYAHSMLEAARDAEVVLLLTEWAEFRDADPDELAKVVAEPRIVDGRNALDPQYWRSRGWTYRALGRP; encoded by the coding sequence TTGGTCGCAGAATCGCGCAGCCGGATCTCGGTGATCGGCACCGGGTACCTGGGTGCCACGCATGCCGCCTGCATGGCCGAACTCGGTTTCGAGGTGCTGGGCCTCGACGTCGATCCGACCAAGATCGAGAGCCTGTCCGCCGGCCGCGTGCCGTTCTACGAGCCGGGTCTTGAGGAGGTGCTGACCCGCAACCTCGCCAACGGGCGGCTGCGGTTCACGTCCGACTACACCGAGGTCGCGGAGTTCGCCGACGTCCACTTCCTGTGCGTGGGCACCCCCCAGCGGGCCGACTCCAACGCCGCCGACCTCAGCTATGTCGAGGCCGCCGTCGACAGCCTCGCGCCGCTGCTGGACCACCCCTCCATCATCATCGGCAAGTCCACGGTGCCCGTGGGCACCGCCGAGCGCCTGGCCAAGCGCATCGCGGAGCTGGCGCCCGCCGGCGCCGACGTCGAACTGGGCTGGAGCCCGGAGTTCCTGCGCGAGGGGTTCGGGGTCGAGGACACCCTGCACCCCAACCGGATCGTGATCGGCACCGACTCCCCCCGCGTCGAGGCCGCCATGCGCCGGCTGTGCGCGCCGCAGCTGGACGAGGGCATCCCGTTCCTGGTCACCGACCTGGCCACCGCCGAACTCGTCAAGGTGTCGGCCAACGCCTTCCTGGCGACCAAGATCTCGTTCATCAACGCCATGGCCGAGGTCTCCGAGGCGGCCGGCGCCGACGTGATCAAGCTCGCCGAGGCACTGTCCTACGACGACCGCATCGGCGGGAAGTTCCTCGGCCCCGGCCTGGGGTTCGGCGGCGGCTGCCTGCCCAAGGACATCCGGGCGTTCATGGCCCGCGCCGACGAACTGGGCGTGGAGCCCGCGCTGTCGTTCCTGCGCGAGGTCGACGCCATCAACCAGCGGCGGCGGGCCCGCACTGTCGACATCGCGCGCGGGCTGATCGGCGGCAGCTTCGCCGGGCGCACCGTGGGCGTGCTGGGCGCGGCGTTCAAGCCCAACTCCGACGACATCCGCGACAGCCCGGCCCTGGACGTCGCCTCGACCATCGCCTCGCTGGGCGCGGTGGTCACCGTCTACGACCCCGAGGCCCTGGAGCGCGCCCAGCGCGAGCACCCCGACCTCCGCTACGCCCACAGCATGCTGGAGGCCGCCCGCGACGCCGAGGTCGTGCTGCTGCTGACCGAGTGGGCCGAGTTCCGCGACGCCGACCCCGACGAACTCGCCAAGGTCGTGGCCGAGCCGCGCATCGTGGACGGCCGCAACGCGCTCGACCCCCAGTACTGGCGCTCCCGGGGCTGGACCTACCGCGCGCTCGGCCGCCCTTGA
- a CDS encoding CoA-binding protein has product MKAASDEDTIRRVLTESRVWAVVGLGDNPTRPAYSVARFLQSKGKRIVPVHPSAATVHGEQGYASLADIPFEVDVADVFRRSADAGEIADQALARPDITTVWFQLGVVDPDAAERVRGAGRTMVMDRCPAIEWPRLLG; this is encoded by the coding sequence ATGAAGGCTGCCAGTGACGAGGACACCATCCGGCGGGTGCTGACCGAGAGCCGGGTGTGGGCCGTGGTGGGGCTGGGCGACAACCCCACCCGCCCCGCCTACAGCGTGGCGCGGTTCCTGCAGAGCAAGGGCAAGCGGATCGTGCCCGTGCATCCCAGCGCCGCGACCGTGCACGGCGAGCAGGGCTACGCCTCGCTCGCCGACATCCCGTTCGAGGTCGACGTGGCCGACGTGTTCCGGCGCTCGGCCGACGCCGGGGAGATCGCCGACCAGGCGCTCGCCCGGCCCGACATCACCACGGTGTGGTTCCAGCTGGGCGTGGTCGACCCCGACGCGGCCGAGCGGGTGCGCGGCGCCGGGCGGACCATGGTGATGGACCGCTGCCCGGCCATCGAGTGGCCGAGGCTGCTCGGATGA
- a CDS encoding helix-turn-helix domain-containing protein: MNTQHPQHATHPAPQPSPRFYTPAEVRDIFRISQSTVRRWTDTGHIRTARTVGGHRRLYADDVDALLSGGDTDGTR; encoded by the coding sequence ATGAACACCCAGCACCCGCAGCACGCCACGCACCCCGCGCCGCAGCCCTCGCCCCGCTTCTACACCCCCGCCGAGGTCCGCGACATCTTCCGCATCAGCCAGTCCACCGTCCGCCGGTGGACCGACACCGGCCACATCCGCACCGCCCGGACCGTGGGCGGCCACCGCCGCCTCTACGCCGACGACGTCGACGCACTGCTCAGCGGCGGCGACACCGATGGCACGCGGTAG
- a CDS encoding ATP-binding protein, translating into MNTAIHCRAFARYVDQVARARAWLEDTLATAGHIPDDARATAVLLLSEAVTNAVLHTTSRTITVRVELSPGRLRVEAQDEGTGATKPHVVQADPDAEHGRGLRIMSAFAHEWGCLDHSPGLYYVIAFTPGKAAP; encoded by the coding sequence ATGAACACCGCCATCCACTGCCGCGCCTTCGCGCGCTATGTCGACCAGGTCGCACGCGCCCGCGCGTGGCTGGAGGACACACTCGCCACGGCCGGCCACATCCCCGACGACGCCCGGGCCACCGCCGTGCTGCTGCTGTCCGAAGCCGTGACCAACGCCGTCCTCCACACCACAAGCAGGACCATCACGGTCCGCGTGGAACTCTCCCCCGGACGGCTGCGCGTGGAGGCCCAGGACGAGGGCACCGGAGCCACCAAGCCCCACGTGGTCCAGGCCGACCCCGACGCCGAGCACGGGCGCGGACTGCGCATCATGAGCGCCTTCGCCCACGAATGGGGCTGCCTGGACCACAGCCCCGGCCTCTACTACGTCATCGCGTTCACACCCGGAAAGGCCGCCCCCTGA
- a CDS encoding phosphocholine cytidylyltransferase family protein — protein MLGMVLAAGAGRRLRPYTDTLPKALVPVDGETTIMDISLRNLAAAGLTDVVIVVGYRSEAVEQRKEALERRHGVKLTLVYNDKAEEWNNAYSLWTAREYFSEGVLLVNGDTVHPVSVEETLLAARGPELLLAVDTVKTLAEEEMKVILDDSGHLSRITKLMDPAEAAGEYIGATLIEGSLAGRLADALKATWERDPQLYYEDGYQELVNRGGKVAVAPIGTVDWVEVDNHDDLARAREIACRY, from the coding sequence ATGCTCGGTATGGTTCTTGCCGCCGGAGCGGGCCGCAGACTGCGCCCATACACCGACACCCTGCCCAAGGCCCTGGTGCCGGTCGATGGTGAGACCACCATCATGGACATCTCGCTGCGCAACCTCGCCGCGGCCGGGCTCACCGACGTCGTGATCGTCGTGGGCTACCGGTCCGAGGCGGTGGAGCAGCGCAAGGAGGCCCTGGAGCGGCGCCACGGGGTGAAGCTCACCCTCGTGTACAACGACAAGGCCGAGGAGTGGAACAACGCCTACTCCCTGTGGACCGCGCGCGAGTACTTCTCCGAAGGCGTCCTCCTCGTCAACGGCGACACCGTGCACCCGGTGAGCGTCGAGGAGACCCTACTCGCCGCCCGCGGGCCCGAACTGCTCCTCGCGGTGGACACGGTCAAAACTCTGGCCGAAGAGGAGATGAAGGTGATCCTGGACGACTCCGGGCACCTCAGCCGCATCACCAAGCTGATGGACCCGGCCGAGGCCGCCGGCGAGTACATCGGCGCCACCCTCATCGAGGGCTCCCTGGCCGGCCGGCTCGCCGACGCGCTCAAGGCCACCTGGGAGCGCGACCCCCAGCTCTACTACGAGGACGGCTACCAGGAGCTGGTCAACCGCGGCGGCAAGGTCGCGGTGGCCCCCATCGGCACCGTCGACTGGGTCGAGGTCGACAACCACGACGACCTCGCCCGAGCCCGGGAGATCGCATGCCGCTACTAG
- a CDS encoding glycerophosphodiester phosphodiesterase, producing MTGGGAAARGRVFTATEVIGHRGLGRGTVDGLRENTAESFAAAAKAGADWIEVDVRRAADDVLVVNHDPALPDGRVIVDLPSALCREAGLITLEEALEAVPPEVGVDVDVKSVMEDAVDPGHRRTMALLAPVLRREAGRRRLFVCSFDPAALLYVHEHAPGVPTAWMPFVRNPLDQAVAGAAGLGCAIVAVDARSFGLAGEEPRPGRREVGYTVEVAHRAGLEVVSWCPGPVDAARFAEAGVDAVVVDDVPGAIAALR from the coding sequence GTGACGGGCGGGGGCGCGGCCGCGCGCGGCCGGGTGTTCACCGCCACCGAGGTGATCGGCCACCGGGGGCTGGGCCGCGGCACGGTCGACGGCCTGCGCGAGAACACCGCGGAGTCCTTCGCCGCGGCGGCCAAGGCCGGGGCCGACTGGATCGAGGTCGACGTCCGCCGCGCCGCCGACGACGTGCTGGTGGTCAACCACGACCCCGCCCTGCCCGACGGCCGCGTGATCGTGGACCTGCCCTCGGCGCTGTGCCGCGAGGCGGGGCTGATCACCCTGGAGGAGGCGCTGGAGGCGGTGCCGCCCGAGGTCGGGGTGGACGTCGACGTCAAGTCGGTCATGGAGGACGCCGTTGACCCCGGGCACCGGCGCACCATGGCGCTGCTGGCGCCGGTGCTGCGCCGCGAGGCCGGGCGCCGCCGGCTGTTCGTGTGCTCCTTCGACCCCGCCGCGCTGCTGTACGTCCACGAGCACGCGCCCGGGGTGCCCACCGCGTGGATGCCGTTCGTGCGCAATCCGCTGGACCAGGCGGTGGCGGGCGCGGCCGGGCTGGGCTGCGCGATCGTGGCCGTCGACGCCCGCTCCTTCGGCCTGGCGGGTGAGGAGCCCCGGCCGGGCCGCCGCGAGGTCGGCTACACGGTCGAGGTCGCCCACCGCGCGGGCCTGGAGGTGGTGTCGTGGTGCCCCGGCCCGGTGGACGCCGCCCGGTTCGCCGAGGCGGGTGTGGACGCCGTCGTGGTCGACGACGTCCCGGGCGCGATCGCCGCCCTGCGGTGA
- a CDS encoding helix-turn-helix domain-containing protein, translating to MADEPREEWLRIGREIRRMRKARDLSLDRLAERLPISAGMIGAMERGIRDCKPKHAEALDKALGTGDQLTSLIARTRPGTPWMAEVDPLLMQAEQIGQWQLAWVPGLLQTEAYARAAFRAGTPTASAERIEDSVRNRQRRQETVWRDGPPLARFVLDESVLLRTVGGATVMVGQLDHLLTMAEKPHVSVQVLPLYHAPHSGMDGSFLLLHLPGGEVVLVLESRFAASVDHKEADVRRYRSGFEDLRALALSPPESADLIRRKRDQLAEE from the coding sequence ATGGCTGACGAACCACGCGAAGAATGGCTTCGGATAGGCCGCGAGATTCGACGCATGCGCAAAGCCCGTGATCTATCGCTAGACCGACTTGCCGAGAGGCTTCCGATTTCGGCTGGAATGATCGGTGCGATGGAGCGGGGAATCCGCGACTGCAAACCCAAGCATGCCGAGGCTTTGGACAAGGCTCTGGGGACCGGCGATCAACTGACAAGCCTCATAGCGCGTACCCGACCCGGCACCCCATGGATGGCAGAGGTCGATCCACTGCTGATGCAAGCCGAGCAAATCGGGCAATGGCAGTTGGCGTGGGTGCCGGGACTGCTACAGACCGAAGCGTATGCGCGTGCTGCCTTCCGCGCTGGTACGCCTACTGCAAGCGCTGAGCGGATAGAGGACTCAGTACGTAACCGCCAGAGGCGACAGGAGACCGTTTGGCGAGACGGGCCACCGCTTGCCCGCTTCGTTCTCGATGAATCGGTGCTGCTGCGCACGGTGGGGGGCGCTACCGTGATGGTCGGACAACTCGACCACTTGCTCACCATGGCAGAGAAGCCCCATGTCAGCGTGCAAGTCCTTCCTCTGTACCATGCGCCTCATTCGGGGATGGACGGCAGCTTCCTTCTTCTTCACCTTCCAGGTGGCGAGGTGGTGCTGGTGCTAGAGAGCCGCTTCGCGGCCAGCGTCGATCACAAGGAAGCTGACGTGCGCCGCTACCGCTCAGGCTTTGAGGACTTGCGGGCGCTCGCGCTGAGTCCGCCGGAGTCGGCAGACCTGATACGGAGGAAACGTGACCAGTTGGCGGAAGAGTAG
- a CDS encoding glycosyltransferase family 2 protein encodes MTWPAVSVVMPVLNEERHLAQAVRHVLAQEYPGDLEVVLAVGPSTDRTREVADTLAAADPRVKVVDNPTGRTPAGLNAAIAASSHSIVARIDGHAMMPPDYLAVAVRTIEETGADNVGGIMAAEGETPWEKAVAAAMTSKIGVGNARFHTGGEGGPADTVYLGVFRRTALERVGGYDEAFLRAQDWEMNHRIRSTGGVVWFEPRMRVSYRPRPSVGALAKQYFNYGRWRRVVARQHKGTINLRYLAPPLAVLGIAVGLVGGFWLWPLWLVPGAYAAAIAGAAVPLGRGLPARARLSIPVALATMHMAWGIGFITSPPGLGADSRVAQTRREPA; translated from the coding sequence GTGACCTGGCCGGCCGTATCCGTCGTCATGCCCGTCCTCAACGAGGAGCGCCACCTCGCCCAAGCGGTGCGCCACGTCCTCGCCCAGGAGTACCCGGGAGATCTCGAAGTCGTGCTCGCGGTGGGTCCCAGCACCGACCGCACCCGCGAGGTCGCCGACACCCTCGCCGCGGCCGACCCCCGGGTGAAGGTCGTGGACAACCCCACCGGGCGCACCCCCGCCGGGCTCAACGCCGCCATCGCGGCGTCCTCCCACTCCATCGTGGCCCGCATCGACGGCCACGCCATGATGCCGCCGGACTACCTGGCGGTGGCGGTGCGCACCATCGAGGAGACCGGCGCCGACAACGTCGGCGGGATCATGGCCGCCGAGGGCGAGACCCCCTGGGAGAAGGCGGTGGCCGCCGCCATGACCTCCAAGATCGGGGTCGGCAACGCCCGGTTCCACACCGGCGGCGAGGGCGGCCCGGCCGACACCGTCTACCTCGGGGTGTTCCGCCGCACGGCCCTGGAGCGCGTCGGCGGCTACGACGAGGCGTTCCTGCGCGCCCAGGACTGGGAGATGAACCACCGCATCCGCAGCACCGGCGGGGTGGTGTGGTTCGAGCCGCGCATGCGGGTGTCCTACCGCCCGCGGCCCTCCGTGGGCGCGCTGGCCAAGCAGTACTTCAACTACGGCCGGTGGCGCCGGGTGGTGGCCCGCCAGCACAAGGGCACCATCAACCTGCGCTACCTCGCGCCGCCGCTGGCCGTGCTGGGAATCGCCGTGGGCCTGGTGGGCGGGTTCTGGCTGTGGCCGCTGTGGCTGGTGCCCGGCGCTTACGCCGCCGCGATCGCCGGCGCGGCCGTTCCGCTGGGGCGGGGCCTGCCGGCGCGCGCCCGGCTGAGCATCCCGGTGGCCCTGGCCACCATGCACATGGCCTGGGGGATCGGGTTCATCACCAGCCCGCCCGGCCTGGGCGCCGACTCCCGCGTGGCCCAGACCCGGCGCGAGCCCGCCTAG
- a CDS encoding DUF397 domain-containing protein has product MVGPSRHGACPSIIGRIGRKGGGVVPVSVIQGTWRKSSYSNSKGGSCVEVTATAARGAAVRDTQHREHGHLAFSAVEWTAFIGTVKGADL; this is encoded by the coding sequence ATGGTCGGCCCTTCGCGCCATGGTGCTTGCCCCTCCATCATCGGAAGAATTGGCCGAAAAGGCGGAGGAGTCGTGCCAGTGAGCGTCATTCAGGGCACCTGGAGGAAGAGCAGCTACAGCAACAGCAAGGGCGGGTCGTGCGTGGAGGTCACGGCAACGGCCGCCCGTGGCGCCGCTGTGCGAGACACCCAACACCGCGAACACGGGCACTTGGCCTTCTCAGCCGTCGAATGGACAGCGTTCATCGGAACCGTCAAAGGCGCTGATCTCTAA